One genomic window of Manihot esculenta cultivar AM560-2 chromosome 16, M.esculenta_v8, whole genome shotgun sequence includes the following:
- the LOC110603166 gene encoding sulfiredoxin, chloroplastic/mitochondrial isoform X2 produces the protein MANFALRLPSTNFRSFSISASSNGAAPGNHIGKSQNGGPVILELPLDKIRRPLLRTRANDPNKVQELMDSIKQIGLQVPIDVLEVDGVYYGCHRYEAHQRLGLPTIRCKVRRGTKETLRHHLR, from the exons ATGGCGAATTTTGCTCTGCGACTGCCATCAACAAACTTCAGGAGCTTCTCCATCTCAGCATCATCCAACG GGGCTGCTCCTGGTAATCATATTGGTAAATCACAAAACGGTGGCCCAGTGATTTTGGAGCTCCCACTGGATAAAATAAGGAGACCCCTTCTGCGAACCAGAGCTAATGATCCAAACAAAGTCCAGGAACTCATGGACAGTATTAAACAAATTGGTCTTCAAGTCCCT ATTGATGTGCTTGAGGTTGATGGAGTTTACTATG GCTGTCATCGGTATGAAGCACATCAGCGGCTTGGTCTCCCAACAATCCGCTGCAAAGTTCGACGTGGAACAAAAGAAACTCTCAG GCATCATCTTCGGTGA
- the LOC110603166 gene encoding sulfiredoxin, chloroplastic/mitochondrial isoform X1: MANFALRLPSTNFRSFSISASSNGAAPGNHIGKSQNGGPVILELPLDKIRRPLLRTRANDPNKVQELMDSIKQIGLQVPIDVLEVDGVYYGFSGCHRYEAHQRLGLPTIRCKVRRGTKETLRHHLR, from the exons ATGGCGAATTTTGCTCTGCGACTGCCATCAACAAACTTCAGGAGCTTCTCCATCTCAGCATCATCCAACG GGGCTGCTCCTGGTAATCATATTGGTAAATCACAAAACGGTGGCCCAGTGATTTTGGAGCTCCCACTGGATAAAATAAGGAGACCCCTTCTGCGAACCAGAGCTAATGATCCAAACAAAGTCCAGGAACTCATGGACAGTATTAAACAAATTGGTCTTCAAGTCCCT ATTGATGTGCTTGAGGTTGATGGAGTTTACTATG GATTCTCAGGCTGTCATCGGTATGAAGCACATCAGCGGCTTGGTCTCCCAACAATCCGCTGCAAAGTTCGACGTGGAACAAAAGAAACTCTCAG GCATCATCTTCGGTGA